Proteins encoded within one genomic window of Humulus lupulus chromosome 1, drHumLupu1.1, whole genome shotgun sequence:
- the LOC133830347 gene encoding protein SOSEKI 2 produces MEVRSRRLRETSPDRAKVCLRPRVKPVKKVQIVYYLSRNGHLEHPHYMEVTHLADQPLRLRDVMDRLTLLRGKGMPSLYSWSCKRSYKNGYVWNDLAENDIIYAAEGAEFVLKGSELVEGCSEGLNQIQISRDLSFQTRPKSLGTEKYPKYDDVRDYDEEEEPEEYEDEEKVSYTSSTTPHSRCSRGVSTDELEEPQPQTQTRTQKTSSVSDKAEQTITVTTDSNTTTNNRSRRFDDNVVVDRVISESAVAPSRNSVLLQLIACGSSAVAKAKSSPCVRPSDEVGRSQRIIRNSYNNITRSGSDLGRGVMWKNAVKMADEDMINYMSENPRFGNPQAQEKEYFSGSIVESMTDDRAAAVASATPVLKRSNSYNEERSSKAGMEETLENEEEKKKPKAKISGKCIPRKKSSAHEPKK; encoded by the exons ATGGAAGTTCGGTCCAGAAGACTTAGAGAAACCAGCCCGGACAGAGCAAAAGTCTGCCTCAGACCACGAGTCAAACCCGTCAAAAAAGTCCAGATTGTTTACTATCTATCAAGAAATGGCCACCTTGAACATCCTCATTATATGGAGGTTACCCATTTAGCTGATCAACCACTTCGTTTGAGAG ATGTAATGGATAGACTTACGCTTCTTAGGGGAAAAGGAATGCCCTCACTCTACTCTTGGTCTTGCAAAag GAGCTACAAGAATGGTTATGTGTGGAACGATTTGGCTGAAAATGATATAATTTATGCAGCAGAAGGAGCTGAATTTGTACTCAAAGGTTCTGAACTAGTTGAAGGATGTTCGG AAGGATTAAACCAGATTCAGATAAGCAGAGACTTAAGCTTCCAAACAAGACCGAAATCACTGGGAACCGAGAAGTACCCCAAATACGACGACGTTCGAGACTACGATGAGGAAGAGGAACCTGAAGAGTACGAAGACGAAGAGAAGGTCAGCTACACCAGCTCCACTACTCCCCATTCTCGTTGTTCCAGGGGAGTTTCCACTGACGAACTTGAAGAACCCCAACCCCAAACACAAACACGGACCCAAAAAACTTCCTCCGTCAGCGACAAAGCAGAACAAACCATCACCGTCACCACCGACTCCAACACAACCACCAACAACCGTTCCAGAAGGTTTGACGACAATGTCGTGGTGGACCGAGTCATCTCCGAATCGGCGGTGGCTCCGAGTCGCAACTCAGTCCTGCTCCAACTCATCGCCTGTGGCAGCTCAGCGGTGGCCAAGGCAAAAAGCTCGCCGTGCGTGAGACCGAGTGATGAAGTGGGCAGATCCCAAAGGATTATTAGAAATAGTTATAATAATATTACGAGAAGTGGTAGTGATCTTGGGCGAGGGGTTATGTGGAAGAACGCAGTGAAAATGGCGGACGaagatatgattaactatatgtcGGAGAACCCCAGATTTGGGAACCCTCAGGCGCAGGAGAAGGAGTACTTCAGTGGAAGTATCGTCGAGTCCATGACTGACGACCGAGCCGCCGCCGTCGCCTCCGCCACACCGGTTCTTAAAAGGTCCAACTCTTACAACGAAGAAAG GAGCTCCAAAGCTGGTATGGAGGAAACTCTGGAgaatgaagaagagaagaagaaaccaAAGGCAAAAATTAGTGGAAAGTGCATACCAAGAAAGAAATCATCAGCACACGAACCCAAGAAATGA